The genome window CCCATAATAAACGGTTCCATTGCCTGTACATCCAAATGAAGTTCGCCACTTGCCGCTCTATCTAACCACTGTTTTACCCTTATTATGAAATGCAGAAGGCTTTCGTTATAAATTTTATCCATAGCGGGAACATCAAACAAGCAAAGCGATTTAGGTGCATCCTTATAAGTTAAATTCAAATGGGGTAAATTCGGAAAGTCCTTTCGCAAGGCATATGCTTGAAGTCCCTCATTGTTGTTTTTGCTATAAGATATTGCTATTTTCTCTTCTTCTAAAACACCAAATGGAGATCGAGTGGGAACATCAATTTGAATATTCAAAACAATCGCTTCAGCTTCTCCCAAAAATCCTTCAGTTTCATAACTGAACAATCCCCCAAGACTACCAGAACACTGAAGAATAGCTGATTTAATGATGGCTAATTCATCAGGAAAGACATGTACGTCGTCAAATGGTAAGATTTCGTAAAAACTCATCATCCTTGCCTCTCAGATTTGGTTTGAGTGATTCTACCAGATCCTATAGTACCCATAGCCGCTAATTTGTCAAAGCGAGGGCCATATTTTGTTATTTCGATAATAACAGGATTGATGTTTCTGGTTCCTCTTGGCTGTTGCATTGTAACTTCAAAATTTCCACCTTTTTCATCTCTTATCTTTCTATAATATTCAGCTGCCTGATAATGCGGCGGGCCGGAATCTTCCCTATCTTCCTTTGAGGGTATAGGATTGCAGGATGCTATCAATTTGCACTTATCATTTCCGTGCTCCTCAAATATTTTCTTAATATTTTTAGTAGGCTCAGTAATTTGGTCTCCTTTCTCGTCCATGTTCAGGGCAGTATAACTACAATGATGGGATAGCTTAAAAACATCGAATTCTATTTTATCAAGATTATTGTTGTTTTTTGTACTTGTATATATACTATCCCAAGCGTTGGATTCCGCATCGCTTCCAAAAATAACTTTTGTTACTGATCCCGAATCTATGCGGAAATCTATTTGTATTACTATACACTTATTATTTTTATTTTCTTCGTTCTCCGTAACCCATGAATGTGGAGAATGTATGAAAATATCAAATCCGCTAAATTTACTGATTGTCTCCCCCGGTTTTTTGATTAGGTGCTTCACTTCATTATAGGTAGCCTTTCCACTATCATTGATAAATTCTTTTAATGAATCAGATTCACCAAAAACTATAATGCCTTTTTTTTCATCTAACAGCCTGAAACGGGCTTCCCTACGTAACAATTCTTCTTCACCTTTTAATCCTGTATCCCAGATTATTGCATCAGGAACCCACAGCTCGACAACTTTTTTGCGTTCATTGCTCTGATATTTCTCAGTACAATTTAACCAAAAGAAGTCAGAAAAACCACGATAGTGGTCATCATGAGCATGTGTAATCATAAGAACATCAAGATTTACGCCCTTGAGTTTTTCATTGATCTCATCTTCTAAAAATATTCTGTCATCATTGTCACTCTCAGCTTCACTGATATTATTATAATCAATCAACAAATGTTTACCGTCATCATTTCTAATCAAAGAAGTGTCTCCATTCCCCACTGGGTAAAACGTTATAGTCATTTTCTTATTGGTCATTTTAATTTCTCCTTTTGAGGCTTTTTGTTTTTATAGAGATATATTGATCTTTATCTCTGTTTTTCATCTATTTGCTAAGATATAATCCGCTTGTAACGCATTCTCGTACATTATTTTCAAGTTAGCTATATTATACAACATGTAATTGATAAGATGGGCTACTTAGTACAAAGAAAGAGGGTGCCAATATCTGTTTAGTCCATTCTTTTCCCCGTCTTTATTCGGGGGTTGAACGTCTATGGCGTTTCACGGGGACAGTTTTTTTCTTTCCACCCGGCCTGGTTTTTTTGTAAGGCCTCACCGGAACGATTTTTTTGCCTTTCTGTGTTTTTGCCATTTTTTCACCTCCTAAGTATTGGAATAGCTTTACTTGTAATATAGTTATTGCAATACCTGATGTCAAGAAAAATATTGTTATACCAAACTTTCTCTGATATTATAAAAACACAAATGAAGGGAGAATATTTAATGACACTATCTGAAAAGATTAAAAAAGAAAGGACAAAACGCAAAATTACCCTTGAAGGATTAGCTAAAGCTGTTGGATCGTCGAAGGGTTATATATGGCAAATTGAAAATGACCCGAATATTAAACCTTCAGCACAACTTATCGCAAAAATTGCAAAATCCTTGAATGTCACTATCGATTATCTCGTTGATTCTGAGAAAGAAAAGATGGGGACACCCGATAATTCTTTGGTGTTTTTCCGGAATTTTGAAGAACTTAATAAAGAGTCACAAGAAACACTTCTAAGGCAAATGGAAGCATTAATGGGAGTATTAAAGGAACAAGATGAGGCTAAGAGTTGATTAACAAAGACTTCAGAAAATCGTCTGACCCGACACTGTGTGCAAAAGCCTTGATAAGTGCTATGAACAATATTATTTTTCCTTTGGATGTTGAGAAAATTGCATTAAGTGTAGGAATTAAAGAAATTAATGAATTGGATGAAGAAGGCTTCGAAGGTGC of Syntrophales bacterium contains these proteins:
- a CDS encoding helix-turn-helix transcriptional regulator codes for the protein MSRKILLYQTFSDIIKTQMKGEYLMTLSEKIKKERTKRKITLEGLAKAVGSSKGYIWQIENDPNIKPSAQLIAKIAKSLNVTIDYLVDSEKEKMGTPDNSLVFFRNFEELNKESQETLLRQMEALMGVLKEQDEAKS